From Mycolicibacterium nivoides, a single genomic window includes:
- a CDS encoding nitroreductase family deazaflavin-dependent oxidoreductase encodes MQLPQSLARFNRHVTNPIQRLWAGWAPTFGILEHVGRKSGKTYRTPLSVFSTDDGVAIMLTYGPDRDWLKNITSAGHARIRRHGKTIEVSGPRVVSKAEAAEHVTGAMRRPFARLPFEQAVLLKKV; translated from the coding sequence ATGCAGTTACCGCAATCGCTGGCCCGGTTCAACCGCCATGTGACCAACCCCATCCAGCGTCTGTGGGCGGGCTGGGCGCCGACGTTCGGAATCCTGGAACACGTCGGCCGGAAATCCGGCAAGACCTACCGGACGCCGTTGAGCGTCTTCAGCACCGACGACGGCGTGGCCATCATGCTGACCTACGGTCCGGATCGGGACTGGCTGAAGAACATCACCTCAGCTGGTCACGCGCGGATTCGCCGCCACGGTAAGACCATCGAGGTCAGTGGGCCGCGGGTGGTGTCCAAGGCCGAAGCGGCCGAGCACGTGACCGGCGCGATGCGTCGCCCGTTCGCGCGACTGCCCTTCGAACAGGCCGTGCTACTCAAAAAGGTCTAG
- a CDS encoding WhiB family transcriptional regulator, whose amino-acid sequence MACMAHDDADRWHWQLHARCRGMDASVFFSPEGERGRARSNREQRAKALCRDCPVLTQCRTHALTIAEPFGVWGGLSEADRYGLIDPKRTATG is encoded by the coding sequence ATGGCATGCATGGCACATGACGACGCGGACAGATGGCACTGGCAACTGCACGCGAGGTGTCGAGGCATGGACGCTTCGGTGTTCTTCTCCCCCGAAGGAGAACGCGGGCGCGCTCGATCGAATCGCGAACAACGGGCCAAAGCGCTGTGCCGGGATTGCCCGGTACTCACGCAATGCCGAACGCATGCGCTCACGATCGCCGAACCGTTCGGCGTCTGGGGCGGGCTGTCGGAGGCGGACCGATACGGCCTGATAGATCCGAAACGGACTGCAACCGGCTGA
- the mddA gene encoding methanethiol S-methyltransferase translates to MKRLFIIGYGIASYLAFLVAFLYAIAFVGNFAVPRTIDSGIAAPTSEAVLVNVLLLSVFAVQHSVMARIWFKRLWTRIVPQVIERSTYVLLSSLALFLLYWQWRTMPAVVWNVESTAGRVILWVLFWAGWATVLASTFMINHFDLFGLRQVWLNWRGRPYSELGFRTVMFYRVIRHPIMAGFIVAFWATPTMTAGHLLFAAVSTAYILVAIQLEEHDMMAMMGDQYRDYRHRVGMLAPGLHLGHDSPTPKVRHRAA, encoded by the coding sequence ATGAAGCGCCTGTTCATCATCGGTTACGGGATCGCGAGCTATCTGGCCTTCCTCGTCGCCTTCCTCTACGCGATCGCCTTCGTCGGCAACTTCGCGGTGCCGCGCACGATCGATTCCGGTATCGCCGCACCGACCAGTGAGGCGGTGCTCGTCAACGTGCTGCTGCTGTCGGTGTTCGCCGTTCAGCACAGCGTGATGGCCCGAATCTGGTTCAAACGCTTGTGGACGCGGATCGTTCCGCAAGTCATCGAGCGAAGCACCTATGTGCTCTTGTCGAGCCTGGCACTGTTCCTGCTGTACTGGCAGTGGCGCACCATGCCCGCAGTGGTGTGGAACGTGGAATCCACTGCGGGACGGGTGATTCTGTGGGTGTTGTTCTGGGCCGGCTGGGCAACCGTTCTCGCCTCGACGTTCATGATCAACCATTTCGACCTGTTCGGGCTGCGGCAGGTGTGGCTGAACTGGCGCGGCCGGCCGTACAGCGAGCTGGGCTTCCGCACCGTGATGTTCTACCGGGTGATCCGGCACCCGATCATGGCCGGGTTCATCGTGGCGTTCTGGGCCACCCCGACGATGACCGCGGGCCATCTGCTGTTCGCGGCTGTCAGCACCGCCTACATCCTGGTGGCGATCCAGCTCGAAGAACACGACATGATGGCGATGATGGGCGATCAGTACCGCGACTACAGGCACCGCGTCGGGATGCTGGCCCCGGGTCTGCACCTCGGCCACGACAGCCCCACCCCGAAAGTCAGGCATCGGGCGGCGTAG
- a CDS encoding pyridoxamine 5'-phosphate oxidase family protein, whose product MAHEIVWASVATVDADGQPRSRILHPIWEWDGTDLFGWVATVPTAVKRAHLAVHPYVSVSYWTTNHDTCAADCLVEWYTDDETCTQVWDRFANGPAPVGYDPYIIPQWNAGPTSDQFAALRLTPYRLRVMPGTVMTAGSGEVLNWRT is encoded by the coding sequence ATGGCCCACGAGATCGTGTGGGCCTCAGTGGCCACCGTCGACGCCGACGGTCAGCCCCGCAGTCGCATCCTGCATCCGATCTGGGAGTGGGACGGTACCGATCTGTTCGGCTGGGTCGCCACCGTTCCCACCGCGGTCAAGCGCGCCCACCTTGCGGTGCATCCGTATGTCTCGGTCAGTTACTGGACCACCAATCACGACACCTGCGCCGCGGACTGCCTGGTGGAGTGGTACACCGATGACGAGACCTGCACGCAGGTCTGGGACCGCTTCGCCAACGGGCCCGCCCCGGTGGGCTACGACCCGTACATCATTCCGCAATGGAATGCCGGGCCGACCTCGGATCAATTCGCGGCGCTGAGGCTGACCCCCTATCGGCTGCGAGTGATGCCGGGCACGGTCATGACAGCGGGATCTGGTGAAGTGTTGAACTGGCGGACCTGA
- a CDS encoding TetR/AcrR family transcriptional regulator, translated as MPGADSVTATILDAALVEFERHGLRRVALDDVARRAGVSRTTIYRRFANRDELVAAVIERENVALFSDIANELKNAGPQSNYYVEAFTLSILKFRRHHVLNQMIADEPALVMEMLHTHYGAAIERMAAALKVIFPAGFAERIGEQAVNDLADTILRYAGMVLLLPSVEPLDTPEDLRAFATRHFLPSLPASLRTVSA; from the coding sequence ATGCCCGGAGCTGATTCGGTAACCGCGACGATCCTGGACGCGGCCCTCGTCGAGTTCGAGCGGCACGGCCTGCGCCGGGTCGCGCTCGACGACGTCGCGCGCCGGGCCGGGGTCAGTCGCACCACGATCTACCGCAGGTTCGCCAACCGCGACGAGCTGGTCGCGGCGGTGATCGAGCGGGAGAACGTCGCGTTGTTCTCCGACATTGCCAACGAGCTGAAAAACGCAGGGCCGCAATCGAACTACTATGTTGAGGCGTTCACGCTGTCGATCCTGAAGTTCCGTCGCCACCACGTGCTCAACCAGATGATCGCCGATGAACCGGCTCTGGTGATGGAGATGCTGCACACCCACTACGGCGCGGCGATCGAGCGGATGGCTGCGGCGCTCAAGGTGATCTTCCCGGCCGGGTTCGCCGAGCGGATCGGTGAGCAGGCGGTCAACGACCTCGCGGACACCATCCTGCGCTATGCGGGGATGGTGCTGTTGCTGCCCAGCGTCGAACCCCTCGACACCCCCGAGGATCTCCGGGCCTTCGCCACCCGGCATTTCCTGCCCAGCCTGCCGGCCTCGCTTCGTACCGTCTCGGCCTGA
- a CDS encoding oxygenase MpaB family protein translates to MTELAEQPQQTDALPLGPQSLVWKYFGDNRMYLIGPRPAVLQNMLAELGQGVLDHSVFFSDTAARVKRSLPPIFMTVYGTDGDNRGQQVRDFHRDIKGEMPDGARYHALDPETYFWAHATFVEQVLYFADTFVKRLSDAEKEQIYLESKTWYRRYGVSDRAMPATYAEFEQYWDRMMNEIVVAHKTAQYGVGYVTKGFPRPKAVSPLAWKLIAPVFNPVAAFITTGGMPPRARALLNLPWSDRKERNYQRFAAFWRTRPVNWVWDHLPMSVRYNKFAQTGYARS, encoded by the coding sequence ATGACGGAATTGGCCGAACAGCCGCAGCAGACCGACGCCCTGCCACTGGGGCCGCAATCGCTGGTCTGGAAGTACTTCGGCGACAACCGGATGTACCTGATCGGGCCGCGGCCCGCTGTCCTCCAGAACATGCTGGCCGAGCTGGGCCAGGGTGTGCTGGACCATTCGGTGTTCTTCTCCGACACCGCTGCCCGGGTCAAGCGGTCGTTGCCTCCGATCTTCATGACCGTCTACGGCACCGACGGCGACAACCGCGGACAGCAGGTGCGTGACTTCCACCGCGACATCAAGGGTGAGATGCCCGACGGCGCGCGCTATCACGCCCTGGACCCCGAGACGTACTTCTGGGCGCACGCCACCTTCGTCGAGCAGGTGCTGTATTTCGCCGACACCTTCGTCAAGCGACTCAGCGACGCCGAGAAGGAACAGATCTACCTGGAGTCCAAGACCTGGTACCGGCGCTACGGCGTCAGCGACCGCGCGATGCCGGCCACATATGCCGAGTTCGAACAGTACTGGGACCGGATGATGAACGAGATCGTCGTCGCCCACAAGACTGCGCAGTACGGCGTCGGATACGTCACCAAGGGATTCCCGCGGCCCAAGGCAGTGTCGCCGCTGGCCTGGAAGCTGATCGCGCCGGTGTTCAATCCGGTCGCCGCGTTCATCACCACCGGCGGGATGCCGCCACGTGCCCGCGCCCTGCTGAACCTGCCGTGGAGTGATCGCAAGGAACGTAACTACCAGCGGTTTGCGGCGTTCTGGCGCACCCGCCCGGTGAACTGGGTGTGGGATCATCTACCGATGAGCGTGCGCTACAACAAGTTTGCACAAACGGGCTATGCCCGGAGCTGA
- a CDS encoding alpha/beta hydrolase, with protein MNSLTRRDALRLGVTGAGAAGLMALGSLLDPPMPRASPGPNQPASAGDSSPTRDSGSFISAARGGVETNWIIARPPGQHGPLRPVIALHGMDNDAAGVMSLGIPEALAQLTAAGRPPFAVVSVDGGNSFWRRRASGGDSGAMVLNELIPMLATKGIDTSRVAFMGWSMGGYGAMLLGARLGAARTAAVCAISPALYLTYWGAPPDAFDSLEDWQQNSALRLLPALGSIPLRIDCGTGDGFYAATRMFVNQLPRTPAVGFYPGGHDQDFWRAHLSDELAWLDS; from the coding sequence GTGAACTCGCTGACCCGCCGCGACGCGCTGCGTCTAGGTGTCACCGGCGCGGGTGCCGCGGGACTGATGGCATTGGGCAGCCTGCTCGATCCGCCGATGCCCCGTGCGTCTCCTGGCCCCAACCAACCGGCCTCCGCGGGCGACTCGTCACCGACCCGCGATTCGGGGTCGTTCATCTCCGCGGCCCGCGGCGGCGTCGAAACCAATTGGATCATCGCCCGCCCGCCGGGCCAGCACGGCCCACTACGTCCGGTGATCGCCCTGCACGGGATGGACAACGACGCCGCCGGGGTGATGAGCCTGGGCATCCCTGAAGCGCTGGCCCAGCTGACCGCGGCCGGCCGACCGCCGTTCGCAGTGGTCAGTGTGGATGGTGGCAACTCGTTCTGGCGCCGTCGAGCCTCTGGTGGAGACTCCGGGGCGATGGTGCTCAACGAACTGATCCCGATGTTGGCCACCAAGGGCATCGACACCTCGCGAGTGGCCTTCATGGGCTGGTCGATGGGCGGTTACGGCGCCATGCTGTTGGGTGCCAGACTGGGCGCCGCGCGTACCGCGGCGGTCTGCGCGATCAGCCCGGCGCTGTACCTCACGTACTGGGGCGCGCCGCCCGACGCCTTCGACAGCCTCGAAGACTGGCAGCAGAACTCAGCGCTGAGACTGCTACCGGCGCTGGGGTCGATCCCGCTGCGCATCGACTGCGGCACCGGGGACGGGTTTTACGCCGCAACCAGAATGTTCGTCAACCAACTGCCCAGGACCCCGGCCGTCGGCTTCTACCCCGGCGGCCACGATCAGGACTTCTGGCGCGCGCACCTGTCCGACGAGCTGGCCTGGCTCGATTCCTGA
- a CDS encoding APH(3'') family aminoglycoside O-phosphotransferase: MTDWHPVTRGESGAGVFRSADGSRYAKVVGPTAVTDLAAERDRVSWAHDRGVPAPAVIDWGATEDDGAFLVTSAVGGVAADQLAEADLRTAWPSVVRAVRDLHGIPIDDCPYRRDLDDMLSRARSVVAAGAVNPDFLRDEDRDVPPAELLMRVEREAAPRRRQEAVDRVVCHGDLCLPNILIDPDRLAVEGFIDLGRLGLADRHADLALVLANTADTFPGFAEDASAGLAAGYPAAIDEDRLRFYLALDPLTWG; encoded by the coding sequence GTGACCGACTGGCATCCCGTAACACGCGGTGAATCCGGCGCCGGGGTGTTCCGTAGCGCGGACGGTTCCCGGTACGCCAAGGTGGTCGGCCCCACGGCCGTGACCGATCTGGCTGCCGAGCGCGACCGGGTGTCCTGGGCGCACGATCGCGGCGTGCCGGCACCCGCGGTGATCGACTGGGGCGCCACCGAGGACGATGGCGCGTTCCTGGTCACCAGTGCCGTCGGTGGCGTCGCGGCCGATCAGCTCGCGGAAGCGGACCTACGGACGGCGTGGCCCTCGGTCGTGCGGGCCGTCCGCGACCTGCACGGCATCCCGATCGACGACTGTCCCTACCGGCGCGACCTCGACGACATGCTGTCCCGGGCCCGGTCCGTCGTCGCCGCGGGCGCGGTGAACCCCGACTTTCTGCGCGACGAGGACCGGGACGTCCCGCCCGCCGAGCTGCTGATGCGCGTCGAACGGGAGGCCGCCCCGCGCCGCCGCCAGGAGGCCGTCGATCGCGTGGTGTGTCACGGCGACCTGTGCCTGCCCAACATCCTGATCGACCCCGACCGGCTCGCCGTCGAGGGCTTCATCGACCTGGGCCGCCTGGGTCTCGCCGACCGGCACGCCGACCTCGCGTTGGTGCTCGCCAACACCGCCGACACCTTTCCCGGCTTCGCCGAGGACGCATCGGCAGGTCTGGCCGCGGGCTATCCGGCGGCGATAGATGAAGACCGGCTGCGGTTCTACCTGGCATTGGATCCGCTCACCTGGGGGTGA
- a CDS encoding DUF3093 domain-containing protein has product MESEPVNKVASEVLFYEQGASWAWLLLGPFAGVGMAILQMTGGYGYDLWIPILFLVLVSGFVAIQIKAARIHTSVELTADALRQGAEILKIDEIVLIYPEASGSEAPKWQSARALGELSGVPRGRTGIGLKLTGARTAQAWARKHRKLREALTPLVEERTP; this is encoded by the coding sequence ATGGAGAGTGAACCAGTGAACAAAGTTGCCTCCGAGGTGCTGTTCTACGAGCAGGGCGCCAGCTGGGCCTGGCTCCTGTTGGGGCCGTTCGCCGGCGTCGGCATGGCGATTCTTCAGATGACCGGCGGATACGGGTACGACCTCTGGATTCCGATCCTGTTCCTGGTGCTGGTGTCGGGGTTCGTGGCCATCCAGATCAAGGCCGCCCGCATCCACACCTCGGTCGAGTTGACCGCCGACGCCCTGCGCCAGGGCGCCGAGATCCTGAAGATCGATGAGATCGTGCTGATCTACCCCGAGGCCTCGGGTTCGGAGGCGCCGAAATGGCAGTCCGCCCGTGCCCTCGGGGAACTGTCCGGCGTGCCGCGGGGCCGCACCGGGATCGGGCTCAAGCTCACCGGCGCGCGTACCGCCCAGGCCTGGGCGCGCAAGCACCGGAAGCTGCGGGAAGCGCTGACGCCCCTGGTCGAGGAGCGCACTCCGTGA